TCCTTCAGCGACCTTCCGTCGAAGAGGCCCGGGTCGAGTGTACGCCCTCCCTTCAAGGCACCGTCCCATTCCGGATGGTAGTCCGGCTCGTTCGCCCTGAGGGTCGGTCGAAGCGGCGTCGCCCCCAGCATGAAATCGAGAACCTTCGGGGAGTTCCTGACGAACGAATCTATGAGCGACGAATCCACCCTTCCCCGAGCCAGCTTCGTCAGGTACCTGGACGCCATCACTTCAGAATCCGCGATTCCCGCCCGCCGCTGGTATCGGTTGTTTGGGATCCAGAGCTGCCCGCCGGAAAGCGATGACGAGCCTCCGAACTTCCTTCCCTTCTCCAGGACTGCGACCGAAGCGCCTGAGGACGACGCGGCGAGGGCGGCAGTCAGGCCGCTCGCACCCGAACCGACCACGACTACATCGTAAGACGTCTCAATTGACATTCTAGTTCGGAGGCTAGGTTGCATCCCCAGCTATTTATCGCAGGCGCATCCTGGAGGTGCAGATCAGGCTATTCTGATTCTGAACCCGTAGGCCCTCAACTGCCTCATGAAGCTGGTCGGGTCGACGCACATCTCGGGGGGCAACACACCCTTGGCCGTGACTTCCCCCCTCCCAATCATCCTCGCTGCAATCGACGCAGGAATGCCAACCCCGTACTGGGCGCAGCTCATCTTCCAGTCCCTTCTCGGGGGGACAGTGAACTGGTAGCGCCTGGTCGCTTTTCTCCGCTCCCTCTTCCCTTCGACTGTCAACTGCGTTGCCTCCCAGTCGTTGGGCACCACTCCTTCCGGGAATCCAACTAGACCCCTAGCCTTGACCAGGCCGAGCAAGAACTTCCGAGGAGACAACCTCAACCCCCCGACCTCGATTTCCTCTTTCGACGCGAGGCCCAGGTCCACGAGGAGTTTCAGGGCCTGGAGGCCGGGCACGCCTTCCATCCAGTCCACCTCCCTCAACCCCTTCGCCCCAAAGGAGTCAGGAAAGGTCGCAACCTCGGAGTGTATGGTGACGTAGGTGTCGATTCTCCCTATGGGCTTCCCGAAATCGACCGTCTCCTTCCGGGACAGGGCTGGCACACTCTTTGTTCTTCCCCCTTCGAAGACCGGCGCGTCCATCGTCAATTCGTCCAGGAAAGTGTCCAGAGACCACGTCACCAAGAACGGCGGGACCCCCTTCGTCAGATCCCGGGCCCCGTCCCTGATGTGTATCGCAGATACCTCGTCCAGCCCATCGACGGCATGCCTTGCCAGGACGTTGGTGATCCCCGGCATTCCTCCCATCCCCACGAGGCCGAGCAGGCCCTTGGACCTGAACCTCCCGTCGAGCTTCAGCTGCTTGAGGGTCGTGTGATAGAGGCCGCCGAAGTCCAGGTAGTTGACCCCAGCCTTCAGCGCCGCCTTCATCACGTCCAGGTTGAAGTAGTACTGAACTCCGTTGATGACAACGTCGTAACCCTGCAGGAGGCTGGCTGTCTCTTCGACGTCCCTGACGTCCACCCGGGCGCCCCTGAACTTGCCCTTCCCAACCGAGGCGGCAACAGACTGGGCGGCGGCCCCGTCCAGGTCGGCGACAAGGCCCTCTGAAACATCCTGACTTTCCGCAAGCGCACGGACTGCACAGCGCCCCGTCAGTCCAGCGCCACCGAGGACAGCGATCTTCATTCTCGACCTCGTCCACCCTGAGAGGCCGTGACAAAGCTCAGGCAGTTCCCCCCCACATGGCGCACCTTATGCACGGGATAAAATAACTTGCGCGGGCGATTTCTCAACAGAACCATCGGCTGCTCCAGGCCTTCCGTTCCAACTCCTAAATATCACACAGGGTTTCTTCCCCCGTTGCGTGGGGTCCCAGACGAGGAAAGAATCAGGTATGAACGTAGGACCCGACGCTCGCTAAGGGCCTCCAACAGGAGCAAGACGATTACCCCCTACGGTGTTCACAGCAACTACAGGTTCTATGATCCCTACCCCATCTACTGCAACAGAGCACGAGGGACTTCGATCTGGGACGTTGACGGCAACCGGTATCTCGACTTCAACATGGGGTACGGGGCGCTCGTCACCGGACACGCGCACCCTTTGCTCGTCGAAGCCATCGGTCATAGGTTGAAGAACGGCACCCTGTTCGGGTTCGAGACCGACGAGGCCTACGACCTGGGCAAGCTCATTTCACTAAGGTTCGGCCTGGACATGGTCAGGTTCTCGTCAACTGGCCTGGAGGGAACAATGCACGCCGTAAGGTTGGCGAAGGCCTTCACCGGAAGAAGGAAGATCCTGAAGTTCGAAGGATGCTACCATGGTTCCCACGACGCGGTCCTGGTCAGCGTAAAGCCCACCAGGCGCAGGGCTGGGAATCCGAGGCACCCAGAGCAGGTCCCCTCGTCTTCAGGCCTCAATCAGGATCTGGTGGAGAGCACTCTCGTTGCGCCCTTCAACGACCTCGAGGCCGCCCAGGAAATAGCAGCCAGGAGTCGTCAAGAACTGGCCGCAATCATTCTCGAGCCCGTCCCCATGAACATGGGCCTCATTCCTCCCCAGCCGGGCTTCCTCGAGGGGTTGCGCAAGCTGTGCGACGAAACGGGGGCACTTTTGATCTTTGACGAGGTCAAGACATGCGGGAAATTCTTCGGAGGCGCTTCAGGACGGTTCGGCGTCAGGCCGGACCTGATGGTCATGGGAAAGGCAATCGCAGGGGGGTTCCCTCTGTCGGCCGTCGGCGGCAAGAGGGTCGTAATGGAATCCATCGTCCCTGGGGTCCTTGCTCACGCAGGTACTTTCAACGCGAACCCGCTTTCTGTGACCGCGGCCATGGTCACTTTGTCCAAGGTCATGACGAAATCCGCCCTCCACCGGGCTTCGAGACTCGGGGAGGAGCTAGCGGGAGGATACCAGGATATTATTCAGGACCATAGGCTGGAGGCTAAGGTCCAATGGCTGGGTCTGAGCGGGGCCGTACTGTTCACCGACAAGGAGGTCAAGAACTGGCGGGACTTCCTGAGGTGCAACATCGGACAATGGTGGACGTATTTCATAGCCATGATGAACAGAGGAGTAATACCCGAGGCGACAGGCCAGGACGAACAATGGACCGTCTCGGTACAGCATACCAGCGAAGACGTAGTCCGGCACCTCGAGACTTTCAAGGAGGTCGCCGCGTCGCTACGGAACATTCAGCTGCGGATGCCGATGGTCGAGGCGCTCTGACCTCCAGAGTCCGGAGCGACTGTCGACACGCTTAAATGAAGAGAAGTGGTTTCGACGAAATCTGCTTGCCTCGGCTGAAGGGCGCAAAGGCCAACCTTGATCCCAGCGGGATGCCCGCCATGAAATCCTCGCAGGGAGACTCGGGGAGTCGTCCTAGGTGAGTCCCAACCAACCTGTCTCCGCTCCAACGCACCCAATCGAAGCCGCAATCGGGGAGCCTTACCTGCTCGTCGAGGGCCTTACCATCGACCTCAACACGCGCTCCGGCCGACTGAGAGTACTCGAAGATATCACCCTTCACGTGGACAAGGGCGAGGTCGTGGGAATCGTCGGGGAGAGCGGATCCGGAAAATCGACGCTCGGACTCGCAATCATCGGCCTGCTGGATTCGCCCCCGTCGGAGCTGGTCAGGGGTTCCGTGCTGTTCGAAGGACTCGACCTGCCCAAGCTCGACCAGGACAGCCTCTCCAAGGTCAGAGGGACGGGAATAGGGATGGTCTTCCAGGAGTCGATTGCGGCCCTGAACCCGGTCTACAAGACCGAATCCCAACTGGGAGAGTCGATCAAGGTGATGTCCAATCTGGGGAAACTGACCC
The genomic region above belongs to Nitrososphaerota archaeon and contains:
- a CDS encoding saccharopine dehydrogenase NADP-binding domain-containing protein; translated protein: MKIAVLGGAGLTGRCAVRALAESQDVSEGLVADLDGAAAQSVAASVGKGKFRGARVDVRDVEETASLLQGYDVVINGVQYYFNLDVMKAALKAGVNYLDFGGLYHTTLKQLKLDGRFRSKGLLGLVGMGGMPGITNVLARHAVDGLDEVSAIHIRDGARDLTKGVPPFLVTWSLDTFLDELTMDAPVFEGGRTKSVPALSRKETVDFGKPIGRIDTYVTIHSEVATFPDSFGAKGLREVDWMEGVPGLQALKLLVDLGLASKEEIEVGGLRLSPRKFLLGLVKARGLVGFPEGVVPNDWEATQLTVEGKRERRKATRRYQFTVPPRRDWKMSCAQYGVGIPASIAARMIGRGEVTAKGVLPPEMCVDPTSFMRQLRAYGFRIRIA
- a CDS encoding aspartate aminotransferase family protein produces the protein MRGVPDEERIRYERRTRRSLRASNRSKTITPYGVHSNYRFYDPYPIYCNRARGTSIWDVDGNRYLDFNMGYGALVTGHAHPLLVEAIGHRLKNGTLFGFETDEAYDLGKLISLRFGLDMVRFSSTGLEGTMHAVRLAKAFTGRRKILKFEGCYHGSHDAVLVSVKPTRRRAGNPRHPEQVPSSSGLNQDLVESTLVAPFNDLEAAQEIAARSRQELAAIILEPVPMNMGLIPPQPGFLEGLRKLCDETGALLIFDEVKTCGKFFGGASGRFGVRPDLMVMGKAIAGGFPLSAVGGKRVVMESIVPGVLAHAGTFNANPLSVTAAMVTLSKVMTKSALHRASRLGEELAGGYQDIIQDHRLEAKVQWLGLSGAVLFTDKEVKNWRDFLRCNIGQWWTYFIAMMNRGVIPEATGQDEQWTVSVQHTSEDVVRHLETFKEVAASLRNIQLRMPMVEAL